The genomic DNA ACCGCGTCGCTGGACACATGGACGAGGCGTCCGCCGGCCCTGGAGACAGCGAGAGCCACGTTCACGGCGCCAACCGCCGTGGTCGTCCAATCCGTCTGCCGGTAGGCGGCGTTGATGACCGCCTCTGGCCGGAATGCGCCGATCAGCACATCGACGTCCTCGCGTCGGCGCACATCGAGCGGCAACCACTCAACCCCGGTGGTCTCTCCCGATCGGGTCAGATACGTCGCGGCGACCTCGTGTCCCGCCAGCGAACACTGCCGAGCGAGCTCTCTGCCGAGCAAGCCACTGCCGCCGACGACGAGGGTTCTCATGGCCGGTCACCATAGTTGATCAGCCGCTCCGAGACGGCCGCCGGACTCACCACCTGTTTCCTCAATCGAGAACGGGGCTCTCGTCGCAGGTGGGCCACGCGTGACCCGGCGCGAACCACAGCTCCCCAGTCACCGTGCGTAAGCCCTCTGGTTCCCCAGGCAGCGAAGACCTCTCTGCGGCTCATCCGACGCGCTCGTCTCGGGCCGGAGCAACTGTCTAGCGTTGCTTGAGCCGGAGTGCCTCTTTGCGGGTCTCGGCCTGGATGGACCGCTCGCGCTCCAGCCACACCGGGTTCTCCGCCTTCAGCGCATCGATCTCAGCGGTGGTGAGCGGTCCGGTGATCCCGCCTCTGCTCAGGCCGGAAATGGAGATGCCGAGCTTCGCGGCGACGACCTGCTTCGGGTGCGGGCCGTTGCGGCGAAGGTCAGCGAGCCAGGCGGGTGGCGTCGACTGCAACGCGTTCAGCTCGTCCCTGGAGACGACACCCGCCTGGAACTCGGCGGGAGTGGCCGAGAGGAGGACACCCAGCTTCTTGGCCGCGGTCTCGGGCTTCATCGTCTGGATGGTCTTCGGTTTGGACGAGGTCATGGCGTCGAGAGTAGTCAGTCGGAACGGGTCCTCTGACATCGGTACCCTGAGGAAGTGACTGATGGGGAGACCGGCAGGGTGTTCCGGCTGGCGTACGTGCCCGGGGTGACACCCGCGAAATGGGTCAACGTCTGGACCGAGAGGATGCCCGGCGTGCCGGTTGCCCTGGTCACGGTTCCCGCCTCCGAGGTGGTGGCACTCCTGCGGGAGGGCGGCGCCGACGCCGGATTCGTCAGGCTGCCGGTCGACCGTGACGGGCTCAGCGTGATTCCTCTCTACGTGGAGACCACGGTGGTCGTGGTGCCCAAGGACCATGCGGTGACCGCCGCCGACGAGGTGGCCATCGCCGACCTGACCGACGACGAGGTGTTCCATCCTCTGGACGACACCCTCGAGTGGACGGTCCGGCCCGGGCTGCCCGCGCTCACCCGCCCGGCCACGACGGCGGACGCGATCGAGCTGGTGGCGGCCGGCACCGGGCTCCTCCTGGTTCCGCAGTCGCTGGCACGCCTCCACCACCGCAGGGATCTCACCTACCGGCCGGTGCCGGACGCGCCGCAGTCCCAGGTCGCGCTGGCCTGGCCCACGGACGCGACCACCGACCTGGTGGAAGATTTCATCGGCATCGTCCGCGGCCGGACGGTGAACAGCTCACGCGGCCGCGCCTCCGCCTCCCCTGCGGAGAAACCGGCACAGCGGCAGGCCCCAAAACCCGCACAGAATCGCTCCGGCCGCCGGGCCGCGCCGGCCAGCCGCAAGAGGAAGGGCCATCGGCCCCGGTGACCCGCAGCCCCTGACCTCCGGTCCGGCCCCGGCAATGGATGCGGCCGGCCCGCATCGATGCGCGACATCCACACAGCCGGGTCGTGCCGGGCTAGAACGGCCAGTCGGCGTTCTTGCCGGCCTCAAGCAGAGGGATCATCCGGAACGCCGCGTCCGACAGGCCGCCGAAGGTGTGCCGGTGCCGCTTCCCGGATGGGCCGTGCCCGTACTGGTAGCCGGCGAGGTTCCACGTGTAGACGGGAACGTTCAGCGACACCTGCCTGGTCGGGTCGGCACCGTGGTTCCCGGCCCACGCCTGCTCGTCCGTGACGATGACGACACGGTCGTGGCTGCGGTAGTGAGCGCGGACCGCCTCGGCCGTGTCGGTGCCGCCGAGGTTGCCGAACCGCTCCACCACCCGCAGCACCGAGTCACCCGCGCTGTAGGACACGGGCCGGGAACTGGTGCCGAACTCGACCAGGTCGGCCGACTCGGCGCGCATCGCCAGCGCCACACCGAACACCGCGGCGGAGTCGGCGCGGTTGAGCCCGGACCTCGCCGAGACCCCGTCGAACATCGACCCCGACCGGTCCACCAGGATCAGCGTGCGGCCGGTCAGGGCGGGAACGTTGGCCAGCGAGTGGCCGAGAGCCTGCTCCAGCGGGTAGGCCCACCGCAGAGACGGGGCATGCTTGTAGGCGGCGAGGAACCGGAACGGGAACTGCTTGGACCGGCGCACCTCCTCCGCGTCGGCCAGTCGCGCCGCCACAGGCGCGGCGACCTCGTCGGAGACGCCCGCCTGGTCGAAGTTGCGCAGGTTACGGGTAAGCGCCATCAGCCCCATGGACGGGATGACCGCCTCCCACGCCGCAGCATCCATCGGCCCCTGCAGCCAGCCCGCCAGCGCCTCCCACGTGATACCGGCAAGGGTGAGCAACTCGCGGACATCCGGCCGGGCGAGGACCTCGCGGCGCTGGTCGACGGGCAGCGCCATCAGCCGCTCCCGCTGGATCAGCGTCGACAGGGTCGCCGGGATCTCCTTGTCCCGGTTGTGGCGCCGGTCGAGAGCATGCTGGAACAGGTCGCCCTGCCAGCGTCGCGCCGGGTCCGGGCTGGGGTGGACGATGTCGATGACGTCGCCGAACCGGTAGCCCTTGGTGTCGGTGTCGTACTTGAGCAGGCTCCGCTCGGTGTACAGCCGTTGCACAGCGTCGGCCACACCCCGCTTGACGGGCTTGGGGATGGCCCGGCCGTAGGTGGACGTCCAGTAGGCGAGCGCCTCCCCCGGCTCGTCCGCGCGCTGGAGCACCGAGTCGACGAGCTGCCGGTTCAGCCCCTGCATACCGGCGCCGAGCCGTGCCTTGACCGCTTCCAGCGCCGCGACGACGGGAGCCGACCGCATGTTCGCCTCGGAGCGCAGCCACGGCAGGAAGCGGGCCAGCCACTCGCCGTCCTCGACCGCGACCTCATGGGCTAACGCCCGGAACCGCTCATCCCTGTCACCCGCCTTCTCGTAGAAGGTGTTCTCCCCCGCCATGTTGGCGACGGCTAGCAGGAACAGCTCACCCTTGGCGTCCCGCGAGTACCCGGGAGCTCCCTCGTGCGTACGGCCGGACGGCGTCGCCGCCGACTTGACCGGGCTGGATACCGCGGCCTTGGTGGGTGTGTTGTTGAACTTCGCCATGACGCGACGAGGCCCCCTTCTCAAATAGCCGGAAGGGGGCCTCGTCCAAGAGATCGCGCCCGAGATCGAAGTCGGCGACGGGCTCACATACCAACGCTCTGCCCACTGAGCTACACCCCGCGGATGCGCAGGGCGACGGGACTCGAACCCGCGACACCTGGTTCTCAATTGAAGGATCCGTAGCCTGCGCACCGGGCACGCCTCTGAAGTTGTGTCCCTCCCGAGATCAAAGTCGGCGACGGAGACGTAAGCGTCTTGGGCCACTAGACGACACCCACCGAGGTGGGCGGCGGGATTCGAACCCGCGTCGCTCCTTGTTGAGAGGAAGTATCCGTTGCCTGCGCACCGGGAGGTGCGTATCCAGTTGTGAGGCTCAGAGATCAGAGACAGCGCCGGGTCGGTTTCATTGAGGAGATGAAGGAACCGGAGCTTTCACACCTGAGCCACCGCCAGCGTAACCCACGATGCGGCTGAGCTCAGCGGGATTTCCGGCCACTCCTCACGAAGCGGAATGGTTGCCGCAGGTCAGCTCATATGCCGCGATTTCTACGTTGTCGGGCTGCCAGCGGGTCACTCCTGGTCGTCCTCTTCAAGCGTCTGCGGGTTGACGAGCGTCCCCTTCGACTTGAGTCGCGAGACTCAACCGATGGAACGAGCGCGACAGTTCGGTGGACACCTCGCACCGGAACGCTTTTGCGCCGTCCGGCGAGAGCGATGACCTTGAAAGTCGCATCCCGCGATATCGGATCCAAAGTGGGCGGCGGCAACCAGAGCCTGTCCAGTGCTTGCTGACATTGCGGAGGCTCCGCATCGTGGCCGGCCGCGGGCGTGAGGTCCACACCCTCCGCGGCGGCAGGGATGCACCACCTGGTGTCGTGGCTTCCGTTCCGCTGCGGGCCGAAGGTCCACGCACTGTGCCACTCGCACAAGGTGTGGATGGATGAGGACGACGTTCCCATGGTCGCGCCGGAACACAGGATCTTGGGTGATTCAGCGTCTCGCCTGGGAAAACGTTCCTCCCGGGTCCTCAGCCGTCCTCGCTCGTCCATGGCCGTTGTCAGCCTCCGGGACGCCGGGCTCTCTCGGCGGTCACGCGTCTGGGGCGCCGAACGGAAGAGAACCGAAATATAACCAGACCCCGAGCAAATGTAACCGACTCATGGTTACATTTGCCTGTGAGCCAGCACGTGAACGAGTTGGTCGCGCGACAGCCCCGCAGCATGATCGCTTCGGAGCTTCTCGATGCAGGTGGGCGGTACTGGGTTCGAACCAGTGACCCCTCGCTTGTAAGGCGAGTGCTCTACCGCTGAGCTAACCGCCCCTGATCGGCACTACACCTTACGACACCAACGGCTCCGCTCGCACATCCACCGTCCACCCCGGTCCCAGGTCCGGGCGGTCGGCGGCGCGCCAGCCGAGGAGGGCCGCGCCGAGCATGCCGGCGTCCACGCCGAGCGCCGCCGGGCGCAGGGGCGGGGCGTCGCGGAAGGTCAGGCGCTTGACCAGGCGGGTGCGGACGGGGTCGAGGAGGGCGGGGCCGGCCTCGGCCAGCCCGCCGCCCAGGACGATCATGGATGGGTCGAGGAGCAGCGTGTACGTGGCCAGCGCCAGCGACAGGGCCTCGACGGCCTCGTCCCACACCTCGATGGCCATCGGGTCGTCGGAGGCGACCACCTGCTCGGCCCGTACGCCTTCCTGGCCCGAGCGGAGGCTGTAGCGCCGGCCGACGGAGGCCGCCGAGGCGTACGTCTCCAGGCAGCCGAACTGGCCGCACGCGCACTGCTCGCCGTCGGGGAAGACCGGGATGTGGCCGATCTCGCCGCCCCAGCCGGAGGCGCCCCCGTACGGTTCGCCGTGGACGATCATGGCGCCGGCGATGCCCGTGCCGATGGGCAGGAACAGGAAGTCGGGCACGCCACGCCCGGCGCCGAGGACGCTCTCGGCGAGCCCGCCGGTGCGGACGTCGTGGCCCAGCAGGATGGGCACGTCGAGCGGGGTGAAGTCGCCGGCGGGGACGTTCTTCCAGCCTAGGTTGGCGGCGTAGAGGGCGGTGTCCGCCGACACCAGTCCGGGCACGGCCAGGCCGACGCCCGCCGGGCGGCCGTCGCCGGAGGCGGCCAGGTGGCCGATGAAGTCGCGGATGGCGGCCACGACGGCTTCGGGGCCCTGCTCGCGCGGAGTGGGACGTCGCTCGCTCAGCAGCACCGCGCCGGAGTCGCTGACCAGGCCGCCCTTCATGGACGTGCCACCGACGTCGAGCGCCACGACGAACGAACTAGATGCGGACACGATAGGAGACGATAGCGCAGCTCAGTACATGTCTGGAAAGCCCCGGTCAGGGACGGCCGAGCACCCGGTTGAGAGCGGCCTCGACCTCGGCCGACAGTCCGGGCGGCGGCGCCGAGCAGGCGAACTCGCGGGCCCCCGCCAGCCGCACCGCGCCGCAGGAGCGGCACTCGACCTCGCCCAGCCGGCAGATCAGCGCCGTGGAGCCGCACGTGCGGCAGGCGTCGAGGTCGAGGTCGTGCCGGTGCTGGCAGTCCGGGCAGATGAGCACCTGGGACTCCTGGCGCACGCCGCGCTTCCACGGGCTGGCGCCACGGACGGGGTCCGTCTGCCTGGCCCCGCAGTGGTAGCAGGGCATGGTGTCCCTCCGTCTTAAGAGATGCCGGCGAGTGCCTCGACGTAGGCGGCGACGTCGCGCGCCTGCCCGATCGGATTGACCACCGACCAGCGGATCACGCCCTCGCCGTCGATGACGAAGGTGCCCCGCCGAGCGTGACCCTTCACCTCATCGAAGACACCGTACGCCCGCGCGACCTGTCCGTGTGGCCAGAAATCGGAGAGCAGCGGGAACGCGTAACCCTCGCGGTCGGCCCAGGCCCGCTGGGCGAAGACCGAGTCGACGGACACGGCGAGCACCTGCGCGTCGGCGGGGAGGTCACGCAGGGCGGCCAGCTCGCTCTGGCACACCCCGCTGAAGGCAAGCGGGTAGAAGACCAGCACGACCTTCCTTCCCCGAAGATCCGACAGCCTCACCGGAGTGCCGTGCTGGTCCTGAAGCTCGAAGTCCGGAGCCTGGGCGCCCACCGCGGCCGGATGTGTCATCACGGAGGTACATCCTGCCCTACGGCCGCCGCTCGGGCTCCCTAACGCCGGCCCTTGGGTGTCACGAGCCTGGTCCCCGACCAGTCGGGGGCTGCGGAGATGCTGCTGGTCTGCGAGAGACCCGCGGTCGTGGCGTCCTCCCCGATGTCGCTCGGCTCCACGTGGCCCTCGCGTCCGGCCTTGGGAGTGAGCAACCAGATCTGGCCGCCGTCGGCGAGTGCACGCATGGCGTCGCTCAGGACGTCGAAGAGGTCTCCGTCGCCGTCACGCCACCAGAGCAGCACCACGTCGACGACGTCGTCGGTCTCCTCGTCCAACAGCTCGTTGCCGGTCAGGTCCTCGATGGAGTCGCGAAGCTCGTCGTCGACGTCCTCGTCCCAACCGATCTCCTGCACCACCTGACCCGGCTTGAGGCCGAGTCGTTCGGCCAGGCCGCGCTCGCCCTGCGCCTGACCCGCGGTCGCGCTCACGTTTATCCCTCCTGCTTGAGTGGCCCCGCTTGTGCGGTTATCGCTTCGGGACAGTCCACACGCTGTGACCCTCAGTCGTCAACGGTCGCCACGGGTACGGCCGTGGTCCGCCGATGTCAATCGGCCAGAAATGACAGGCGAACCTGGCGTTGCGCGTTGTCGACATTCAGGTCGACGAGCGCGATCGACTGCCAGGTGCCCAGTGCGAGCCGACCGTCTAACACGGGGACGGTGGCGTACGGCGGGATCATCGCCGGCATGACGTGCGAGCGGCCGTGGCCCCGCGAGCCGTGGGCGTGCCGCCACCGTTCGTCGGCGGGCAGCAGGTCGCGCAGCGCGGCGAGCAGGTCGTCGTCGCTGCCCGATCCCAGCTCCATGAGGACCACGCCGGCGGTCGCGTGCGGGACGAAGACGTGCAGCAGCCCGTCCTGCCCCTGCTCACGCGCGAACGCGGCGCACTCCGCGGTGATGTCGTGCACCGTCTCGCGCGAACCCGTGGTCACGGAAATGATCTGGGATCTCACACGAGGATTCTACTGAGGCACGACGACGGCGTCGGGGCCGGGAAAGACCAGCCCGGTGTGACCGTCGTCGAACCGCACGATGTAGGGCGGGCCGCCGTCGGCGCCCTGCACCTCGATGATGACCCCGCTCCGGTCCCGTTCCCCCACCGTGTTGCCGTGTACGAGGAGCCGGTCGCCTACCGTCGCATTCATACCTCCAGATTCGTACGCCCCGAGCCGCACGGAAAGGGGGCCTGCCGGGCGCCTCGGAAGAGAGAGGGGGAATCCTGACCGAACCGTTACGCCCAGGGCCGACACGCCCGGGCGACGCGGGGCCCGCCGCGCCGCCCGGTAACCCTTCGCCGGGAAAGGCCGCCGACCGGGTGCGGGACGTTCGGGCGATTCACCGGAACGGCCGCTGCGGCAGACGTTGAAATTGGCCGCGACCTGCGAAAGGACGCCCCGGCGCGGGCCACTGGACGGGCGTCCGGCTAGACTCGCGCGACGCCTTCGGGGCCTCGCTGGTGACGGCCCTCCCCTTCGGGGGATACTCCAGACATGAGGGCGAAATTTCCAAGGTTTTCCGGACTTGTTAAATTGGCGGCCCAATGTAACCTTGGCCTCGGATTCGTCCTACCATCGGTGGTCTAGGCCACCGATAGCCGCCCTGCCAGCGGGGACGTCCTGGTTACCGGTCAGTAGAGATGCACTTTCTACGGCAAGCGACCAGGATGGAAGGCGACCCAGACCAGACATCAGTCATCCTCGGAAGGCGAGACCCAGTGGCTTCCGGACGCCAGCGATTCTCGATCATCAGCGACGGCCTACCCAGCCAACTGCCTGATGTCGATCCCAGCGAGACCAACGAGTGGCTCGAGTCTCTCGACAACGTCGTCAAGACCGAAGGCCGCACCAGAGCCCGCTACCTCATGCTCCGCATGCTGGAGCGGGCCCGCGAGCATCAGGTCGGCGTGCCGGGCCTGCGCAGCACCGACTACATCAACACGAT from Nonomuraea muscovyensis includes the following:
- a CDS encoding DUF3052 domain-containing protein → MSATAGQAQGERGLAERLGLKPGQVVQEIGWDEDVDDELRDSIEDLTGNELLDEETDDVVDVVLLWWRDGDGDLFDVLSDAMRALADGGQIWLLTPKAGREGHVEPSDIGEDATTAGLSQTSSISAAPDWSGTRLVTPKGRR
- a CDS encoding LysR family substrate-binding domain-containing protein, which encodes MTDGETGRVFRLAYVPGVTPAKWVNVWTERMPGVPVALVTVPASEVVALLREGGADAGFVRLPVDRDGLSVIPLYVETTVVVVPKDHAVTAADEVAIADLTDDEVFHPLDDTLEWTVRPGLPALTRPATTADAIELVAAGTGLLLVPQSLARLHHRRDLTYRPVPDAPQSQVALAWPTDATTDLVEDFIGIVRGRTVNSSRGRASASPAEKPAQRQAPKPAQNRSGRRAAPASRKRKGHRPR
- a CDS encoding ROK family protein, yielding MSASSSFVVALDVGGTSMKGGLVSDSGAVLLSERRPTPREQGPEAVVAAIRDFIGHLAASGDGRPAGVGLAVPGLVSADTALYAANLGWKNVPAGDFTPLDVPILLGHDVRTGGLAESVLGAGRGVPDFLFLPIGTGIAGAMIVHGEPYGGASGWGGEIGHIPVFPDGEQCACGQFGCLETYASAASVGRRYSLRSGQEGVRAEQVVASDDPMAIEVWDEAVEALSLALATYTLLLDPSMIVLGGGLAEAGPALLDPVRTRLVKRLTFRDAPPLRPAALGVDAGMLGAALLGWRAADRPDLGPGWTVDVRAEPLVS
- a CDS encoding DUF1918 domain-containing protein yields the protein MNATVGDRLLVHGNTVGERDRSGVIIEVQGADGGPPYIVRFDDGHTGLVFPGPDAVVVPQ
- a CDS encoding TROVE domain-containing protein produces the protein MAKFNNTPTKAAVSSPVKSAATPSGRTHEGAPGYSRDAKGELFLLAVANMAGENTFYEKAGDRDERFRALAHEVAVEDGEWLARFLPWLRSEANMRSAPVVAALEAVKARLGAGMQGLNRQLVDSVLQRADEPGEALAYWTSTYGRAIPKPVKRGVADAVQRLYTERSLLKYDTDTKGYRFGDVIDIVHPSPDPARRWQGDLFQHALDRRHNRDKEIPATLSTLIQRERLMALPVDQRREVLARPDVRELLTLAGITWEALAGWLQGPMDAAAWEAVIPSMGLMALTRNLRNFDQAGVSDEVAAPVAARLADAEEVRRSKQFPFRFLAAYKHAPSLRWAYPLEQALGHSLANVPALTGRTLILVDRSGSMFDGVSARSGLNRADSAAVFGVALAMRAESADLVEFGTSSRPVSYSAGDSVLRVVERFGNLGGTDTAEAVRAHYRSHDRVVIVTDEQAWAGNHGADPTRQVSLNVPVYTWNLAGYQYGHGPSGKRHRHTFGGLSDAAFRMIPLLEAGKNADWPF
- a CDS encoding peroxiredoxin, which produces MTHPAAVGAQAPDFELQDQHGTPVRLSDLRGRKVVLVFYPLAFSGVCQSELAALRDLPADAQVLAVSVDSVFAQRAWADREGYAFPLLSDFWPHGQVARAYGVFDEVKGHARRGTFVIDGEGVIRWSVVNPIGQARDVAAYVEALAGIS
- a CDS encoding secondary thiamine-phosphate synthase enzyme YjbQ; this encodes MRSQIISVTTGSRETVHDITAECAAFAREQGQDGLLHVFVPHATAGVVLMELGSGSDDDLLAALRDLLPADERWRHAHGSRGHGRSHVMPAMIPPYATVPVLDGRLALGTWQSIALVDLNVDNAQRQVRLSFLAD
- a CDS encoding DUF5997 family protein; this encodes MTSSKPKTIQTMKPETAAKKLGVLLSATPAEFQAGVVSRDELNALQSTPPAWLADLRRNGPHPKQVVAAKLGISISGLSRGGITGPLTTAEIDALKAENPVWLERERSIQAETRKEALRLKQR